One Deinococcus sp. LM3 genomic region harbors:
- a CDS encoding MBL fold metallo-hydrolase, whose product MTDPRVHTLDLNFQDTPGVIAAFVFDTGDGLAVVDTGPTSTLGALRDGLTGLGATLSDVRHVLLTHIHFDHAGAAGTVLNLVPQARAYVHARGAAHLSRPERLVASATQIYGDQMERLWGEMQPIDPARLTVLEGGESLRLGSLDVQALDTPGHAVHHLSFHAGEHLFVGDVGGIRLDAAQTPRAPTPPPDINLEAWRDSVHTLRALDARTLHLAHYGSHPNTPAHWDDLLRNMDTDAQRVAAGLQAGYDLDTITRTFTGDLMNDLSREHPGLPARYDFACPPWMSVQGLARYWQRRAARSGGDR is encoded by the coding sequence ATGACCGACCCGCGCGTTCACACCCTGGACCTGAACTTTCAGGACACGCCGGGCGTCATTGCCGCGTTCGTGTTCGACACCGGCGACGGCCTCGCGGTCGTGGATACCGGCCCGACCAGCACCCTCGGCGCGCTCCGTGACGGCCTGACCGGCCTCGGCGCGACCCTCTCGGACGTGCGGCACGTCCTGCTGACCCACATTCACTTCGATCACGCCGGGGCGGCCGGCACCGTCCTGAACCTCGTGCCGCAGGCCCGCGCGTACGTGCACGCACGCGGCGCCGCCCACCTGTCCCGCCCGGAACGGCTGGTGGCCAGCGCCACCCAGATCTACGGCGACCAGATGGAACGCCTGTGGGGCGAGATGCAACCCATCGACCCCGCACGCCTGACCGTACTGGAAGGCGGCGAGAGCCTGCGCCTGGGCAGCCTGGACGTGCAGGCCCTCGACACGCCCGGTCACGCCGTCCACCACCTGAGCTTCCACGCGGGTGAACACCTGTTCGTCGGGGACGTGGGCGGCATCCGCCTCGACGCCGCGCAGACACCCCGCGCGCCCACCCCGCCACCAGATATCAATCTCGAAGCGTGGCGGGACTCCGTGCACACCCTGCGCGCCCTGGACGCCCGCACCCTGCACCTCGCGCACTACGGCAGCCACCCGAACACCCCCGCCCACTGGGACGACCTGCTGCGCAACATGGACACCGACGCGCAGCGCGTCGCCGCCGGACTGCAGGCCGGGTACGACCTGGACACCATCACCCGCACCTTTACAGGGGACCTCATGAACGACCTGAGCCGCGAACACCCCGGCCTGCCCGCCCGCTACGACTTCGCCTGCCCCCCCTGGATGAGCGTGCAGGGCCTCGCCCGTTACTGGCAGCGCCGCGCCGCCCGCTCCGGAGGCGACCGCTGA
- a CDS encoding YchJ family metal-binding protein — protein sequence MALAYPPFKSCPCGSGRSYGHCCGPLHAGAPASTPEALMRSRYAAYALGNAAYVLDTWHPDTRPASVDLRDGTRYLGLRVRRAAGSRVEFAAQLRLPDGERYTLREDSEFVQRDGRWLYLDGRTPAGADTEPA from the coding sequence ATGGCGCTGGCGTACCCTCCGTTCAAATCCTGTCCCTGCGGTTCCGGGCGCAGTTACGGGCACTGCTGCGGGCCGCTGCATGCCGGCGCGCCCGCCTCCACCCCCGAGGCGCTGATGCGGTCGCGGTACGCGGCGTACGCGCTGGGCAACGCGGCGTACGTGCTGGACACCTGGCATCCGGACACGCGGCCCGCCTCGGTGGACCTGCGGGACGGCACGCGCTACCTGGGGTTGCGGGTGCGGCGCGCGGCGGGCAGTCGCGTGGAGTTCGCCGCGCAGTTGCGCCTGCCGGACGGCGAGCGGTACACCCTGCGGGAGGACAGCGAGTTCGTGCAGCGGGACGGTCGCTGGCTGTACCTGGATGGCCGCACGCCGGCCGGCGCTGACACCGAACCGGCCTGA
- the purD gene encoding phosphoribosylamine--glycine ligase, whose translation MRVLVIGGGGREHAIAHACARHGHEVLCTPGNPGIAAHARLIDSPQDAPTLAQLAQREGADLVIVGPEAYLAAGVVDECAALGIPAFGPTRAASRLEGDKAWSKAFMQRHGIPTAAHHAFSDLQTALDHAATLTPPIVVKDAGLKAGKGVTIAHTPEQAQEALRDIFTQPGAQAVTEDFMTGQEVTILALCSGTRYALTPPSQDHKTIFEGDTGPMTGGMGVICPFPLEPGLLDVIRRDIIEPTLRGMTAEGLPYTGVLYAGLMLTPTGPKVVEFNARFGDPEAETVLPLLTSDLAQHALDATRGQLDPAHVTFSEDASATIILAAPGYPAEPQKDIPITLPDPGPHGIIHHAGTRTQGGQLLSSGGRVLAITATAPTLNAALGRAYALADQTSFPGAQLRRDIGRRIGAHPDPT comes from the coding sequence ATGCGCGTGCTGGTCATCGGCGGCGGCGGCCGTGAACACGCCATCGCGCACGCCTGCGCCCGCCACGGCCACGAGGTCCTGTGCACCCCCGGCAACCCCGGCATCGCCGCGCACGCCCGCCTGATCGACAGCCCCCAGGACGCCCCCACCCTCGCCCAACTCGCGCAGCGTGAGGGCGCCGACCTCGTCATCGTCGGCCCCGAAGCGTACCTGGCCGCCGGCGTGGTCGACGAGTGCGCCGCCCTGGGCATCCCCGCCTTCGGCCCCACCCGCGCCGCCAGCCGCCTGGAAGGCGACAAGGCCTGGAGCAAGGCGTTCATGCAGCGCCACGGCATCCCCACCGCCGCGCACCACGCCTTCAGCGACCTCCAGACCGCGCTGGACCACGCCGCGACCCTCACGCCCCCCATCGTCGTGAAGGACGCCGGACTGAAAGCCGGGAAGGGCGTCACCATCGCCCACACCCCCGAGCAGGCCCAGGAAGCGCTGCGCGACATCTTCACCCAGCCCGGCGCGCAGGCCGTCACCGAGGACTTCATGACCGGCCAGGAAGTCACCATCCTCGCCCTGTGCAGCGGCACCCGGTACGCCCTGACCCCCCCCAGCCAGGACCACAAGACCATTTTCGAGGGCGACACCGGCCCCATGACCGGCGGCATGGGCGTCATCTGCCCCTTCCCGCTCGAACCCGGCCTGCTGGACGTGATCCGCCGCGACATCATCGAACCCACCCTGCGCGGCATGACCGCAGAAGGCCTGCCCTACACCGGCGTCCTGTACGCCGGGCTGATGCTCACCCCCACCGGCCCGAAAGTCGTGGAATTCAACGCCCGCTTCGGCGACCCCGAAGCCGAAACCGTCCTCCCACTCCTCACCAGCGACCTCGCCCAGCACGCCCTCGACGCCACGCGCGGCCAGCTCGACCCCGCGCACGTCACCTTCAGTGAGGACGCCAGCGCCACCATCATCCTCGCCGCGCCCGGCTACCCCGCCGAACCCCAGAAAGACATCCCCATCACCCTCCCCGACCCCGGCCCGCACGGCATCATCCACCACGCCGGCACCCGCACCCAGGGCGGCCAGCTCCTCAGCAGCGGCGGCCGCGTCCTGGCCATCACCGCCACCGCCCCCACCCTGAACGCCGCCCTGGGCCGCGCCTACGCCCTCGCCGACCAGACCAGCTTCCCCGGCGCGCAACTGAGGCGCGACATCGGCCGCCGCATCGGCGCGCACCCCGACCCCACCTGA
- a CDS encoding RNA methyltransferase, giving the protein MTTPAPITSLQNSHVKRLVRLRTRREREQEGVILIEGARELHRAAASGVNLDILYTCPALFSPEAQALAPELTHPQLTVLELSRAAFEKVSGRENPDGLLGLAPTPRAALPEPGPDAVTVVLHGLEKPGNVGAILRTADAAGADAVIVLGRGADPYGPNVIRASQGSVFTLPVAVMDEQDAQDWLAARAFTTVACTPDAPRTYWDAPLTGRVALLLGTEHEGLPAHWRDTDHSVSIPMNAARGADSLNVATAAALVLFECARQRRAGSRA; this is encoded by the coding sequence ATGACCACGCCCGCCCCGATCACCTCCCTCCAGAACAGCCACGTGAAACGGCTCGTGAGACTCCGTACCCGCCGCGAACGCGAACAGGAAGGCGTCATCCTGATCGAGGGAGCCCGTGAACTGCACCGCGCCGCCGCGTCCGGCGTGAACCTGGACATCCTGTACACCTGCCCGGCCCTGTTCAGCCCCGAAGCGCAGGCGCTGGCCCCCGAACTGACCCACCCGCAACTGACCGTCCTGGAACTGTCCCGCGCCGCCTTCGAGAAGGTCAGCGGCCGCGAGAACCCCGACGGTCTGCTCGGCCTGGCCCCCACCCCCCGCGCCGCGCTGCCCGAACCCGGCCCGGACGCCGTGACCGTCGTGCTGCACGGCCTGGAGAAACCCGGCAACGTCGGCGCGATCCTGCGCACCGCCGACGCCGCTGGCGCGGACGCCGTGATCGTCCTCGGGCGCGGCGCCGACCCCTACGGCCCGAACGTGATCCGCGCCTCGCAGGGCAGCGTGTTCACCCTGCCGGTCGCCGTCATGGACGAACAGGACGCCCAGGACTGGCTGGCCGCCCGCGCCTTCACCACCGTCGCCTGCACCCCCGACGCGCCCCGCACCTACTGGGACGCCCCCCTGACCGGCCGGGTCGCGCTGCTGCTCGGCACCGAACACGAGGGCCTGCCCGCCCACTGGCGGGACACCGACCACTCGGTCAGCATTCCCATGAACGCCGCGCGCGGCGCCGACAGCCTGAATGTCGCCACCGCCGCCGCCCTGGTACTGTTCGAATGCGCCCGCCAGCGCCGCGCCGGGAGCCGCGCGTGA